The following coding sequences are from one Coffea arabica cultivar ET-39 chromosome 11e, Coffea Arabica ET-39 HiFi, whole genome shotgun sequence window:
- the LOC113715450 gene encoding phosphate transporter PHO1 homolog 10 isoform X4: MKFGKAFKKQKVPEWTEAYVDYNGLKHVLQEIRRLKQSKQPPTPLRSAQKRNSSGLNLQARNSYGMGDIEDQAIAVNTVKQQNSRKLYNTEFLLSPEEGGENEKTFFRKLDEELNKVNTFYKDKVEEVINEASLLNKQMDALIAFRTKVMNPHRGTSSSPKGIPTDVKNSADSKTSSPSRAAGKCINYITALSPKSEITGSSLREDANVRENETHSLDILDRVKITNPLESPISTIRGFLMDEKEKGLSFNKDELKKVEERLKNIFSEYYKKLQLLKNYSFMNLSAFSKILKKYEKITSRNAARPYMRMVDSSYLGSCDEVSGLLERVEATFIKHFAKSNRREGMKLLRPKQKTEKHCITFFSGFFSGFTIALLIAVILLLEAKRLIEDGNLYINSILPLYSFHAYLVLHTLLYAANIYFWRRYRINYPFIFGFKQGTELGYQEVFLLGNGLAMLALATFLVHLHIQMDSGAQDHQKYAKFMPLGLITVIFIIMFCPFNIIYHSSRVFLMKSIFRCICAPLYKVTLPDFFLADQLTSQIQAMRSIEYYICYYGYGTSKGQNKCTTRDVYAVFYFIIAVIPYWLRFLQCVRRLLEERDYCHGCNAVRYFSTIIAVVIRTAFELRKGLTWKILAIASSAIATIMNTYWDIVVDWGLLHKKSNNFLLRDKLILSHKSVYFSAMVLDVLLRFAWLQLVLPFDLHSLSGNAILITFSSLEILRRGMWNFFRLENEHLNNVGKYRAFKSVPLPFNYNDENDENDEIDDKDD, translated from the exons atgaagtttggcaaggcatttaaaaaacaaaaggtCCCTGAGTGGACAGAAGCCTATGTTGACTATAACGGACTCAAACATGTATTGCAAGAGATCCGTCGACTCAAACAAAGTAAGCAACCTCCAACTCCATTAAGATCTGCTCAAAAGAGAAACTCTAGTGGTCTAAATCTACAAGCTAGAAACAGTTATGGCATGGGGGATATAGAAGACCAAGCTATAGCTGTAAATACTGTTAAACAGCAGAACTCTAGAAAGTTATACAACACAGAGTTTCTTTTGTCCCCTGAAGAAGGAGGAGAGAATGAGAAAACATTCTTTAGAAAACTTGATGAGGAGCTCAACAAGGTCAATACCTTTTATAAGGACAAGGTGGAAGAAGTGATAAATGAAGCATCTTTGCTCAATAAACAGATGGATGCATTGATTGCTTTCCGAACTAAGGTGATGAATCCACATCGTGGTACATCAAGCTCTCCAAAAGGCATCCCTACAGATGTCAAAAATTCAGCAGACTCAAAAACTAGTTCCCCTAGTAGAGCTGCAGGTAAGTGCATAAACTACATTACGGCTTTGTCCCCTAAATCAGAAA TCACTGGGAGTTCTTTAAGGGAGGATGCAAATGTCAGAGAAAATGAAACACATTCTTTAGATATCCTTGATAGAGTGAAGATTACTAATCCATTAGAAAGTCCAATATCAACTATTAGAGGCTTCTTGATGGATGAGAAAGAAAAGGGCTTGAGTTTCAACAAAGATGAGCTAAAGAAAGTTGAGGAAAgactaaaaaatattttttctgagTACTATAAGAAGCTTCAACTTCTCAAAAACTACAG TTTCATGAACCTCTCGGCATTTTCCAAGATTTTAAAAAAGTATGAAAAG ATTACATCAAGGAATGCAGCGAGACCATACATGAGAATGGTAGATAGTTCTTACCTTGGGAGTTGTGATGAG GTTAGTGGGCTCTTGGAGAGGGTGGAGGCAACCTTTATCAAGCACTTTGCAAAGTCTAACCGCAGAGAGGGCATGAAGTTATTGAGGCCAAAACAGAAAACAGAAAAGCACTGCATAACATTCTTTTCAG GCTTCTTTTCTGGTTTCACGATCGCACTTCTAATTGCAGTTATATTACTACTAGAAGCTAAAAGATTAATAGAGGATGGAAACTTGTACATAAACAGCATTTTGCCACTTTACAG TTTCCATGCCTATCTTGTTCTACATACGCTCTTGTATGCTGCAAACATATATTTCTGGAGGCGCTACAGGATCAACTATCCTTTTATATTTGGTTTCAAACAGGGAACTGAATTAGGTTATCAGGAAGTATTTCTCCTCGGGAATGGACTTGCAATGCTTGCTCTTGCCACTTTCCTGGTACATTTGCACATACAGATGGACTCAGGAGCTCAAGATCACCAGAAATATGCCAAATTCATGCCTTTAGGCCTGATCACT GTTATATTCATCATTATGTTCTGTCCTTTCAACATTATCTATCATTCAAGTCGTGTATTCCTAATGAAAAGCATATTTCGCTGTATCTGTGCTCCTCTTTATAAG GTCACTCttccagatttttttttggcagaCCAACTCACTAGCCAG ATACAGGCGATGAGGAGCATTGAGTACTATATTTGCTACTACGGTTATGGGACTTCTAAGGGACAAAATAAGTGTACTACTCGTGATGTCTATGCCGTTTTCTACTTCATTATTGCAGTCATACCATACTGGCTTCGCTTCCTTCAG TGTGTCCGACGACTGTTGGAAGAGAGAGATTACTGTCACGGATGTAATGCTGTGAGATATTTCTCAACAATTATTGCAGTTGTCATCCGAACGGCTTTTGAACTGAGGAAGGGTTTGACATGGAAGATATTGGCCATTGCGAGCTCAGCAATTGCAACTATCATGAACACGTACTGGGATATTGTAGTGGATTGGGGACTTCTTCACAAGAAATCAAACAACTTTCTTTTGAGAGATAAGCTTATTCTTTCCCACAAGAGTGTGTACTTTTCAGCTATG GTATTGGATGTTCTTCTAAGATTTGCTTGGCTACAACTGGTATTGCCCTTTGATTTGCATTCCCTCAGTGGAAATGCaattttaatcacattttcTAGCCTGGAAATCCTTCGGCGTGGGATGTGGAACTTTTTCAG GTTGGAGAATGAGCATTTAAACAATGTTGGAAAGTACAGAGCATTCAAGTCGGTCCCACTGCCTTTCAATTACAATGACGAGAATGACGAGAATGATGAGATTGATGACAAGGATGATTAA
- the LOC113715450 gene encoding phosphate transporter PHO1 homolog 10 isoform X2: MKFGKAFKKQKVPEWTEAYVDYNGLKHVLQEIRRLKQSKQPPTPLRSAQKRNSSGLNLQARNSYGMGDIEDQAIAVNTVKQQNSRKLYNTEFLLSPEEGGENEKTFFRKLDEELNKVNTFYKDKVEEVINEASLLNKQMDALIAFRTKVMNPHRGTSSSPKGIPTDVKNSADSKTSSPSRAAATEQTDLESPVELQHLNNDKVTGSSLREDANVRENETHSLDILDRVKITNPLESPISTIRGFLMDEKEKGLSFNKDELKKVEERLKNIFSEYYKKLQLLKNYSFMNLSAFSKILKKYEKITSRNAARPYMRMVDSSYLGSCDEVSGLLERVEATFIKHFAKSNRREGMKLLRPKQKTEKHCITFFSVILLLEAKRLIEDGNLYINSILPLYSFHAYLVLHTLLYAANIYFWRRYRINYPFIFGFKQGTELGYQEVFLLGNGLAMLALATFLVHLHIQMDSGAQDHQKYAKFMPLGLITVIFIIMFCPFNIIYHSSRVFLMKSIFRCICAPLYKVTLPDFFLADQLTSQIQAMRSIEYYICYYGYGTSKGQNKCTTRDVYAVFYFIIAVIPYWLRFLQCVRRLLEERDYCHGCNAVRYFSTIIAVVIRTAFELRKGLTWKILAIASSAIATIMNTYWDIVVDWGLLHKKSNNFLLRDKLILSHKSVYFSAMVLDVLLRFAWLQLVLPFDLHSLSGNAILITFSSLEILRRGMWNFFRLENEHLNNVGKYRAFKSVPLPFNYNDENDENDEIDDKDD, translated from the exons atgaagtttggcaaggcatttaaaaaacaaaaggtCCCTGAGTGGACAGAAGCCTATGTTGACTATAACGGACTCAAACATGTATTGCAAGAGATCCGTCGACTCAAACAAAGTAAGCAACCTCCAACTCCATTAAGATCTGCTCAAAAGAGAAACTCTAGTGGTCTAAATCTACAAGCTAGAAACAGTTATGGCATGGGGGATATAGAAGACCAAGCTATAGCTGTAAATACTGTTAAACAGCAGAACTCTAGAAAGTTATACAACACAGAGTTTCTTTTGTCCCCTGAAGAAGGAGGAGAGAATGAGAAAACATTCTTTAGAAAACTTGATGAGGAGCTCAACAAGGTCAATACCTTTTATAAGGACAAGGTGGAAGAAGTGATAAATGAAGCATCTTTGCTCAATAAACAGATGGATGCATTGATTGCTTTCCGAACTAAGGTGATGAATCCACATCGTGGTACATCAAGCTCTCCAAAAGGCATCCCTACAGATGTCAAAAATTCAGCAGACTCAAAAACTAGTTCCCCTAGTAGAGCTGCAG CAACGGAGCAAACTGATTTAGAATCTCCAGTAGAACTACAGCATCTGAACAATGACAAAGTCACTGGGAGTTCTTTAAGGGAGGATGCAAATGTCAGAGAAAATGAAACACATTCTTTAGATATCCTTGATAGAGTGAAGATTACTAATCCATTAGAAAGTCCAATATCAACTATTAGAGGCTTCTTGATGGATGAGAAAGAAAAGGGCTTGAGTTTCAACAAAGATGAGCTAAAGAAAGTTGAGGAAAgactaaaaaatattttttctgagTACTATAAGAAGCTTCAACTTCTCAAAAACTACAG TTTCATGAACCTCTCGGCATTTTCCAAGATTTTAAAAAAGTATGAAAAG ATTACATCAAGGAATGCAGCGAGACCATACATGAGAATGGTAGATAGTTCTTACCTTGGGAGTTGTGATGAG GTTAGTGGGCTCTTGGAGAGGGTGGAGGCAACCTTTATCAAGCACTTTGCAAAGTCTAACCGCAGAGAGGGCATGAAGTTATTGAGGCCAAAACAGAAAACAGAAAAGCACTGCATAACATTCTTTTCAG TTATATTACTACTAGAAGCTAAAAGATTAATAGAGGATGGAAACTTGTACATAAACAGCATTTTGCCACTTTACAG TTTCCATGCCTATCTTGTTCTACATACGCTCTTGTATGCTGCAAACATATATTTCTGGAGGCGCTACAGGATCAACTATCCTTTTATATTTGGTTTCAAACAGGGAACTGAATTAGGTTATCAGGAAGTATTTCTCCTCGGGAATGGACTTGCAATGCTTGCTCTTGCCACTTTCCTGGTACATTTGCACATACAGATGGACTCAGGAGCTCAAGATCACCAGAAATATGCCAAATTCATGCCTTTAGGCCTGATCACT GTTATATTCATCATTATGTTCTGTCCTTTCAACATTATCTATCATTCAAGTCGTGTATTCCTAATGAAAAGCATATTTCGCTGTATCTGTGCTCCTCTTTATAAG GTCACTCttccagatttttttttggcagaCCAACTCACTAGCCAG ATACAGGCGATGAGGAGCATTGAGTACTATATTTGCTACTACGGTTATGGGACTTCTAAGGGACAAAATAAGTGTACTACTCGTGATGTCTATGCCGTTTTCTACTTCATTATTGCAGTCATACCATACTGGCTTCGCTTCCTTCAG TGTGTCCGACGACTGTTGGAAGAGAGAGATTACTGTCACGGATGTAATGCTGTGAGATATTTCTCAACAATTATTGCAGTTGTCATCCGAACGGCTTTTGAACTGAGGAAGGGTTTGACATGGAAGATATTGGCCATTGCGAGCTCAGCAATTGCAACTATCATGAACACGTACTGGGATATTGTAGTGGATTGGGGACTTCTTCACAAGAAATCAAACAACTTTCTTTTGAGAGATAAGCTTATTCTTTCCCACAAGAGTGTGTACTTTTCAGCTATG GTATTGGATGTTCTTCTAAGATTTGCTTGGCTACAACTGGTATTGCCCTTTGATTTGCATTCCCTCAGTGGAAATGCaattttaatcacattttcTAGCCTGGAAATCCTTCGGCGTGGGATGTGGAACTTTTTCAG GTTGGAGAATGAGCATTTAAACAATGTTGGAAAGTACAGAGCATTCAAGTCGGTCCCACTGCCTTTCAATTACAATGACGAGAATGACGAGAATGATGAGATTGATGACAAGGATGATTAA
- the LOC113715450 gene encoding phosphate transporter PHO1 homolog 10 isoform X1, with protein sequence MKFGKAFKKQKVPEWTEAYVDYNGLKHVLQEIRRLKQSKQPPTPLRSAQKRNSSGLNLQARNSYGMGDIEDQAIAVNTVKQQNSRKLYNTEFLLSPEEGGENEKTFFRKLDEELNKVNTFYKDKVEEVINEASLLNKQMDALIAFRTKVMNPHRGTSSSPKGIPTDVKNSADSKTSSPSRAAATEQTDLESPVELQHLNNDKVTGSSLREDANVRENETHSLDILDRVKITNPLESPISTIRGFLMDEKEKGLSFNKDELKKVEERLKNIFSEYYKKLQLLKNYSFMNLSAFSKILKKYEKITSRNAARPYMRMVDSSYLGSCDEVSGLLERVEATFIKHFAKSNRREGMKLLRPKQKTEKHCITFFSGFFSGFTIALLIAVILLLEAKRLIEDGNLYINSILPLYSFHAYLVLHTLLYAANIYFWRRYRINYPFIFGFKQGTELGYQEVFLLGNGLAMLALATFLVHLHIQMDSGAQDHQKYAKFMPLGLITVIFIIMFCPFNIIYHSSRVFLMKSIFRCICAPLYKVTLPDFFLADQLTSQIQAMRSIEYYICYYGYGTSKGQNKCTTRDVYAVFYFIIAVIPYWLRFLQCVRRLLEERDYCHGCNAVRYFSTIIAVVIRTAFELRKGLTWKILAIASSAIATIMNTYWDIVVDWGLLHKKSNNFLLRDKLILSHKSVYFSAMVLDVLLRFAWLQLVLPFDLHSLSGNAILITFSSLEILRRGMWNFFRLENEHLNNVGKYRAFKSVPLPFNYNDENDENDEIDDKDD encoded by the exons atgaagtttggcaaggcatttaaaaaacaaaaggtCCCTGAGTGGACAGAAGCCTATGTTGACTATAACGGACTCAAACATGTATTGCAAGAGATCCGTCGACTCAAACAAAGTAAGCAACCTCCAACTCCATTAAGATCTGCTCAAAAGAGAAACTCTAGTGGTCTAAATCTACAAGCTAGAAACAGTTATGGCATGGGGGATATAGAAGACCAAGCTATAGCTGTAAATACTGTTAAACAGCAGAACTCTAGAAAGTTATACAACACAGAGTTTCTTTTGTCCCCTGAAGAAGGAGGAGAGAATGAGAAAACATTCTTTAGAAAACTTGATGAGGAGCTCAACAAGGTCAATACCTTTTATAAGGACAAGGTGGAAGAAGTGATAAATGAAGCATCTTTGCTCAATAAACAGATGGATGCATTGATTGCTTTCCGAACTAAGGTGATGAATCCACATCGTGGTACATCAAGCTCTCCAAAAGGCATCCCTACAGATGTCAAAAATTCAGCAGACTCAAAAACTAGTTCCCCTAGTAGAGCTGCAG CAACGGAGCAAACTGATTTAGAATCTCCAGTAGAACTACAGCATCTGAACAATGACAAAGTCACTGGGAGTTCTTTAAGGGAGGATGCAAATGTCAGAGAAAATGAAACACATTCTTTAGATATCCTTGATAGAGTGAAGATTACTAATCCATTAGAAAGTCCAATATCAACTATTAGAGGCTTCTTGATGGATGAGAAAGAAAAGGGCTTGAGTTTCAACAAAGATGAGCTAAAGAAAGTTGAGGAAAgactaaaaaatattttttctgagTACTATAAGAAGCTTCAACTTCTCAAAAACTACAG TTTCATGAACCTCTCGGCATTTTCCAAGATTTTAAAAAAGTATGAAAAG ATTACATCAAGGAATGCAGCGAGACCATACATGAGAATGGTAGATAGTTCTTACCTTGGGAGTTGTGATGAG GTTAGTGGGCTCTTGGAGAGGGTGGAGGCAACCTTTATCAAGCACTTTGCAAAGTCTAACCGCAGAGAGGGCATGAAGTTATTGAGGCCAAAACAGAAAACAGAAAAGCACTGCATAACATTCTTTTCAG GCTTCTTTTCTGGTTTCACGATCGCACTTCTAATTGCAGTTATATTACTACTAGAAGCTAAAAGATTAATAGAGGATGGAAACTTGTACATAAACAGCATTTTGCCACTTTACAG TTTCCATGCCTATCTTGTTCTACATACGCTCTTGTATGCTGCAAACATATATTTCTGGAGGCGCTACAGGATCAACTATCCTTTTATATTTGGTTTCAAACAGGGAACTGAATTAGGTTATCAGGAAGTATTTCTCCTCGGGAATGGACTTGCAATGCTTGCTCTTGCCACTTTCCTGGTACATTTGCACATACAGATGGACTCAGGAGCTCAAGATCACCAGAAATATGCCAAATTCATGCCTTTAGGCCTGATCACT GTTATATTCATCATTATGTTCTGTCCTTTCAACATTATCTATCATTCAAGTCGTGTATTCCTAATGAAAAGCATATTTCGCTGTATCTGTGCTCCTCTTTATAAG GTCACTCttccagatttttttttggcagaCCAACTCACTAGCCAG ATACAGGCGATGAGGAGCATTGAGTACTATATTTGCTACTACGGTTATGGGACTTCTAAGGGACAAAATAAGTGTACTACTCGTGATGTCTATGCCGTTTTCTACTTCATTATTGCAGTCATACCATACTGGCTTCGCTTCCTTCAG TGTGTCCGACGACTGTTGGAAGAGAGAGATTACTGTCACGGATGTAATGCTGTGAGATATTTCTCAACAATTATTGCAGTTGTCATCCGAACGGCTTTTGAACTGAGGAAGGGTTTGACATGGAAGATATTGGCCATTGCGAGCTCAGCAATTGCAACTATCATGAACACGTACTGGGATATTGTAGTGGATTGGGGACTTCTTCACAAGAAATCAAACAACTTTCTTTTGAGAGATAAGCTTATTCTTTCCCACAAGAGTGTGTACTTTTCAGCTATG GTATTGGATGTTCTTCTAAGATTTGCTTGGCTACAACTGGTATTGCCCTTTGATTTGCATTCCCTCAGTGGAAATGCaattttaatcacattttcTAGCCTGGAAATCCTTCGGCGTGGGATGTGGAACTTTTTCAG GTTGGAGAATGAGCATTTAAACAATGTTGGAAAGTACAGAGCATTCAAGTCGGTCCCACTGCCTTTCAATTACAATGACGAGAATGACGAGAATGATGAGATTGATGACAAGGATGATTAA
- the LOC113715450 gene encoding phosphate transporter PHO1 homolog 10 isoform X3, producing MKFGKAFKKQKVPEWTEAYVDYNGLKHVLQEIRRLKQSKQPPTPLRSAQKRNSSGLNLQARNSYGMGDIEDQAIAVNTVKQQNSRKLYNTEFLLSPEEGGENEKTFFRKLDEELNKVNTFYKDKVEEVINEASLLNKQMDALIAFRTKVMNPHRGTSSSPKGIPTDVKNSADSKTSSPSRAAATEQTDLESPVELQHLNNDKVTGSSLREDANVRENETHSLDILDRVKITNPLESPISTIRGFLMDEKEKGLSFNKDELKKVEERLKNIFSEYYKKLQLLKNYSFMNLSAFSKILKKYEKITSRNAARPYMRMVDSSYLGSCDEVSGLLERVEATFIKHFAKSNRREGMKLLRPKQKTEKHCITFFSGFFSGFTIALLIAVILLLEAKRLIEDGNLYINSILPLYSFHAYLVLHTLLYAANIYFWRRYRINYPFIFGFKQGTELGYQEVFLLGNGLAMLALATFLVHLHIQMDSGAQDHQKYAKFMPLGLITVTLPDFFLADQLTSQIQAMRSIEYYICYYGYGTSKGQNKCTTRDVYAVFYFIIAVIPYWLRFLQCVRRLLEERDYCHGCNAVRYFSTIIAVVIRTAFELRKGLTWKILAIASSAIATIMNTYWDIVVDWGLLHKKSNNFLLRDKLILSHKSVYFSAMVLDVLLRFAWLQLVLPFDLHSLSGNAILITFSSLEILRRGMWNFFRLENEHLNNVGKYRAFKSVPLPFNYNDENDENDEIDDKDD from the exons atgaagtttggcaaggcatttaaaaaacaaaaggtCCCTGAGTGGACAGAAGCCTATGTTGACTATAACGGACTCAAACATGTATTGCAAGAGATCCGTCGACTCAAACAAAGTAAGCAACCTCCAACTCCATTAAGATCTGCTCAAAAGAGAAACTCTAGTGGTCTAAATCTACAAGCTAGAAACAGTTATGGCATGGGGGATATAGAAGACCAAGCTATAGCTGTAAATACTGTTAAACAGCAGAACTCTAGAAAGTTATACAACACAGAGTTTCTTTTGTCCCCTGAAGAAGGAGGAGAGAATGAGAAAACATTCTTTAGAAAACTTGATGAGGAGCTCAACAAGGTCAATACCTTTTATAAGGACAAGGTGGAAGAAGTGATAAATGAAGCATCTTTGCTCAATAAACAGATGGATGCATTGATTGCTTTCCGAACTAAGGTGATGAATCCACATCGTGGTACATCAAGCTCTCCAAAAGGCATCCCTACAGATGTCAAAAATTCAGCAGACTCAAAAACTAGTTCCCCTAGTAGAGCTGCAG CAACGGAGCAAACTGATTTAGAATCTCCAGTAGAACTACAGCATCTGAACAATGACAAAGTCACTGGGAGTTCTTTAAGGGAGGATGCAAATGTCAGAGAAAATGAAACACATTCTTTAGATATCCTTGATAGAGTGAAGATTACTAATCCATTAGAAAGTCCAATATCAACTATTAGAGGCTTCTTGATGGATGAGAAAGAAAAGGGCTTGAGTTTCAACAAAGATGAGCTAAAGAAAGTTGAGGAAAgactaaaaaatattttttctgagTACTATAAGAAGCTTCAACTTCTCAAAAACTACAG TTTCATGAACCTCTCGGCATTTTCCAAGATTTTAAAAAAGTATGAAAAG ATTACATCAAGGAATGCAGCGAGACCATACATGAGAATGGTAGATAGTTCTTACCTTGGGAGTTGTGATGAG GTTAGTGGGCTCTTGGAGAGGGTGGAGGCAACCTTTATCAAGCACTTTGCAAAGTCTAACCGCAGAGAGGGCATGAAGTTATTGAGGCCAAAACAGAAAACAGAAAAGCACTGCATAACATTCTTTTCAG GCTTCTTTTCTGGTTTCACGATCGCACTTCTAATTGCAGTTATATTACTACTAGAAGCTAAAAGATTAATAGAGGATGGAAACTTGTACATAAACAGCATTTTGCCACTTTACAG TTTCCATGCCTATCTTGTTCTACATACGCTCTTGTATGCTGCAAACATATATTTCTGGAGGCGCTACAGGATCAACTATCCTTTTATATTTGGTTTCAAACAGGGAACTGAATTAGGTTATCAGGAAGTATTTCTCCTCGGGAATGGACTTGCAATGCTTGCTCTTGCCACTTTCCTGGTACATTTGCACATACAGATGGACTCAGGAGCTCAAGATCACCAGAAATATGCCAAATTCATGCCTTTAGGCCTGATCACT GTCACTCttccagatttttttttggcagaCCAACTCACTAGCCAG ATACAGGCGATGAGGAGCATTGAGTACTATATTTGCTACTACGGTTATGGGACTTCTAAGGGACAAAATAAGTGTACTACTCGTGATGTCTATGCCGTTTTCTACTTCATTATTGCAGTCATACCATACTGGCTTCGCTTCCTTCAG TGTGTCCGACGACTGTTGGAAGAGAGAGATTACTGTCACGGATGTAATGCTGTGAGATATTTCTCAACAATTATTGCAGTTGTCATCCGAACGGCTTTTGAACTGAGGAAGGGTTTGACATGGAAGATATTGGCCATTGCGAGCTCAGCAATTGCAACTATCATGAACACGTACTGGGATATTGTAGTGGATTGGGGACTTCTTCACAAGAAATCAAACAACTTTCTTTTGAGAGATAAGCTTATTCTTTCCCACAAGAGTGTGTACTTTTCAGCTATG GTATTGGATGTTCTTCTAAGATTTGCTTGGCTACAACTGGTATTGCCCTTTGATTTGCATTCCCTCAGTGGAAATGCaattttaatcacattttcTAGCCTGGAAATCCTTCGGCGTGGGATGTGGAACTTTTTCAG GTTGGAGAATGAGCATTTAAACAATGTTGGAAAGTACAGAGCATTCAAGTCGGTCCCACTGCCTTTCAATTACAATGACGAGAATGACGAGAATGATGAGATTGATGACAAGGATGATTAA